One window of uncultured Fibrobacter sp. genomic DNA carries:
- a CDS encoding transporter substrate-binding domain-containing protein: MNRYFASAAFVAAIAFSVVFSACSEKKDSTLNQDQSFENVKKNGVLVMGHMGDFLPMVFMDKDSNFIGFDVDLANEVCSRLGLKLELRLIPWADKEKALYDGAIDCIWNGMSVDEKRASTMNLSDPYLTNRLVFMVKNKSYNSLDSLKGKRVAVQKASTAWSMLEQSEMKKDIKEIVLFETLSLALESLVQDSVDAVFGDEVSAKYWNVLNNKDFVALEDGLHNEFYAVGFRKADKALRDTINAALTSMKKDGRFVDITVKWFGK; encoded by the coding sequence AGCTTGTAGCGAGAAGAAAGATTCTACACTGAATCAAGATCAGTCTTTTGAAAATGTGAAGAAAAACGGTGTTTTGGTAATGGGCCACATGGGGGATTTCCTGCCCATGGTTTTTATGGATAAGGACAGCAATTTTATTGGGTTCGATGTGGACCTTGCAAATGAAGTTTGCTCGCGCTTAGGATTAAAACTTGAATTGCGCTTGATTCCTTGGGCTGACAAAGAAAAAGCTTTGTATGATGGTGCCATTGATTGCATTTGGAATGGCATGAGTGTCGATGAGAAACGTGCTTCTACCATGAATTTGAGCGACCCTTATCTCACCAACAGATTGGTTTTCATGGTAAAGAACAAGTCTTATAATAGCCTGGATTCCTTGAAGGGTAAGAGGGTTGCTGTTCAGAAGGCTTCTACAGCTTGGTCAATGCTTGAACAATCCGAAATGAAAAAGGATATCAAGGAAATCGTGCTGTTTGAAACGTTGAGCCTTGCCTTGGAATCCTTGGTGCAAGATTCTGTCGACGCCGTATTCGGAGACGAAGTGTCCGCCAAGTACTGGAATGTTCTGAATAACAAGGATTTCGTTGCCCTGGAAGATGGCTTGCACAATGAATTCTATGCAGTTGGCTTCCGCAAGGCGGACAAAGCTCTTCGTGATACAATAAATGCCGCCCTTACTTCAATGAAGAAAGACGGCAGGTTCGTTGATATTACAGTTAAGTGGTTCGGTAAATAG